The Algoriphagus sanaruensis genome window below encodes:
- a CDS encoding ROK family protein, with amino-acid sequence MKSTDTQFLGVDVGGTHLKIGLVDKEGNILDFQKEDTTPYRDHPDGFGTCFVDIIGKYLEKYPAVEKVGIGLPGMITKDRLTPLEIPAIPGLNNFPLKTSLLEKYSNHQFFLENDAAAAAIGEFYFGKGEVSDNFLFITMGTGIGSALVLDGEVFKGSRGNALEMGHMLSRGNAGLETLVGRNGILRIMDNLVSAYPEKAGELVGKELGTHLLVDTAKAGNEVSLMVFKEVAEILSEAIVSTIRIVDVTDVYFGGGISAGLEFMMPTIEYNTRKYLTPYYVKDLKLKKATLENNAGTLGAAALCFMGSGL; translated from the coding sequence ATGAAGTCAACGGATACTCAGTTTCTAGGAGTAGATGTGGGAGGCACCCACTTAAAAATTGGATTGGTCGACAAGGAAGGTAATATACTTGACTTTCAGAAGGAAGACACTACACCTTATAGAGATCATCCGGATGGATTTGGGACTTGTTTCGTGGATATCATCGGAAAGTATCTTGAAAAATATCCAGCAGTTGAAAAAGTGGGAATTGGTCTTCCTGGTATGATCACTAAGGATCGTTTGACTCCCTTAGAAATTCCAGCAATTCCAGGATTGAATAATTTCCCGCTAAAAACAAGCCTTTTAGAGAAATACAGCAACCATCAGTTTTTCCTTGAAAATGATGCGGCAGCAGCAGCGATAGGGGAGTTTTACTTCGGTAAAGGAGAAGTTTCCGACAATTTCCTTTTCATCACAATGGGAACAGGCATTGGAAGCGCACTTGTCTTGGATGGAGAAGTGTTTAAAGGTTCCAGAGGGAATGCTTTGGAAATGGGCCACATGCTTTCTCGAGGAAATGCTGGCTTGGAAACACTTGTGGGTAGAAATGGAATCCTTAGAATAATGGATAATCTGGTGTCTGCCTATCCAGAAAAAGCAGGAGAACTTGTTGGAAAAGAACTTGGAACGCACTTATTGGTAGATACAGCAAAGGCAGGAAACGAAGTTTCTTTGATGGTATTCAAAGAAGTGGCAGAAATCCTCAGTGAAGCAATTGTATCCACCATTCGGATTGTAGACGTGACCGATGTTTATTTCGGAGGAGGGATATCTGCCGGACTAGAATTTATGATGCCTACCATTGAGTACAATACCCGAAAATACTTGACCCCGTATTATGTCAAGGACCTCAAGCTCAAAAAAGCTACGCTTGAAAACAATGCAGGCACTTTAGGAGCAGCAGCCCTCTGCTTTATGGGTTCAGGGTTGTAA
- a CDS encoding TrmH family RNA methyltransferase produces the protein MQYPDGSNEFDQGLLDYLGQYITDHKKAVMERVLAKRTRFITVVLEDIFKPHNASAVIRTCDCFGLQDLHVIEKTNEYKVNPYVTRGASQWVDIHKYYSPEGSSVQACFSTLREKGYRIYGTSPDPASISIHELQPSEKIALVFGNEHEGISEEVKKNADGLVHIPMLGFTESFNISVSASIFLFDLLKKAEKFKHSDFYLSEDEKNELRMKWYREIVKHSDIHERVYKNQGKS, from the coding sequence ATGCAATATCCTGACGGATCAAACGAATTTGACCAAGGACTCTTGGATTATTTGGGTCAGTATATCACAGACCATAAAAAAGCGGTTATGGAGCGTGTTCTTGCGAAAAGGACCCGTTTCATAACCGTTGTTTTAGAGGACATTTTTAAACCTCACAATGCGAGTGCAGTCATTAGAACCTGTGATTGTTTTGGACTTCAAGATTTGCATGTCATTGAGAAAACCAATGAATACAAAGTCAATCCCTATGTCACTCGGGGAGCATCCCAATGGGTAGATATCCATAAATACTATTCTCCGGAAGGTTCATCTGTTCAAGCTTGTTTCAGCACTTTGCGAGAAAAAGGATATAGAATCTATGGCACAAGTCCAGATCCAGCATCCATCTCAATTCATGAGTTGCAACCCTCGGAAAAAATTGCACTGGTTTTCGGGAATGAACATGAAGGAATAAGTGAAGAGGTGAAAAAAAATGCAGACGGTTTGGTTCACATTCCCATGCTAGGATTTACAGAAAGCTTTAACATTTCTGTTTCCGCATCTATTTTTCTTTTTGACTTATTGAAAAAGGCAGAGAAGTTTAAACATTCTGATTTTTACTTAAGTGAGGATGAAAAGAACGAGCTCCGAATGAAATGGTATCGAGAGATTGTCAAACACTCTGATATCCATGAAAGGGTTTACAAAAATCAAGGTAAATCATAA
- a CDS encoding peptide MFS transporter, protein MTLFFTEMWERFSYYGMRALLILFMTKAIADGGLGFDDKTAGAVYGLYTMGVYLLALPGGWLADRLFGLKQSVWYGGIIIAMGHFMMALPGIDGWINGYDTAKVSLSTLDTTSFFLGLILIVLGTGLLKPNISSIVGQLYPAGSSKRDAGFSIFYMGINIGGFIAPLACSTVAEFDIHMGFGLAGLGMVFGLIQYKLTGKSLERYGEAPLVSTPSEKVAQSKLKKVSSWIGIITAAVVAVLFTGVIPINASAIASASGTVIAVVAFGYLGYVIAFGGLKKSDKNKVGVIAILFIFSAMFWSGFEQAGSTLNLFAERFTDRTILGWNIPTGYFQSINSLFIIIFAPFFAAIWVWLGRKNLEPSSPLKFTIGLLLLGLGFFVMYFATKIAASGELAAPSWLIITYMLHTFGELSLSPVGLSLVTKLAPNGYGGQMMGIWFLSVALGNLFAGLIAGEASGGTEEGLAAMPDQFMMIVYTVIGSAVILFLLKPILRKMMGEVH, encoded by the coding sequence ATGACTCTTTTCTTCACCGAAATGTGGGAGAGATTCAGTTATTATGGGATGAGAGCTCTTTTGATCTTATTTATGACCAAAGCCATCGCTGACGGTGGTTTAGGTTTTGATGATAAGACTGCAGGAGCAGTTTATGGTCTCTACACGATGGGAGTTTACCTTTTGGCTTTGCCTGGAGGTTGGCTAGCCGATCGTTTGTTTGGATTAAAGCAGTCCGTATGGTATGGCGGCATCATCATTGCGATGGGACATTTTATGATGGCTTTACCAGGGATTGATGGATGGATTAATGGCTATGACACAGCTAAAGTCAGTCTTAGCACCTTAGATACCACCTCCTTTTTCCTTGGCTTGATTTTAATTGTCTTGGGCACAGGCCTTCTTAAGCCAAATATTAGCTCTATTGTTGGTCAGCTATATCCGGCTGGAAGTTCCAAACGTGATGCAGGCTTTTCCATTTTTTACATGGGGATTAATATCGGCGGGTTTATTGCACCTTTGGCATGTAGCACAGTTGCTGAATTTGATATCCACATGGGATTTGGCTTAGCCGGCTTAGGGATGGTTTTCGGACTAATTCAATACAAACTCACTGGTAAGTCTTTGGAAAGATATGGAGAAGCTCCTTTGGTTTCTACTCCGTCAGAAAAAGTGGCTCAATCCAAGTTGAAAAAAGTTTCTTCTTGGATTGGAATAATCACTGCTGCTGTGGTTGCAGTATTATTTACAGGTGTCATCCCTATCAATGCGTCAGCAATTGCGAGTGCCTCAGGTACTGTAATCGCAGTAGTAGCCTTTGGATATTTGGGATATGTCATCGCGTTTGGAGGTCTTAAAAAATCCGACAAAAATAAAGTAGGAGTAATCGCAATCTTATTTATCTTCTCTGCAATGTTCTGGTCTGGCTTTGAGCAGGCTGGTTCCACACTTAACCTTTTTGCAGAACGTTTCACAGATCGAACTATCCTAGGCTGGAATATCCCAACCGGATATTTCCAATCAATCAATTCCCTATTCATCATCATCTTCGCCCCATTCTTTGCTGCGATTTGGGTATGGCTGGGAAGAAAAAATCTTGAGCCTAGTTCTCCATTAAAGTTTACCATTGGTCTATTGTTACTAGGCCTTGGTTTTTTTGTGATGTATTTCGCTACAAAAATTGCCGCATCGGGTGAATTAGCAGCTCCAAGCTGGCTTATAATAACCTATATGCTTCACACCTTCGGTGAGTTGAGTTTATCTCCTGTTGGACTATCCTTAGTAACCAAACTAGCTCCAAATGGCTATGGTGGACAAATGATGGGAATCTGGTTCCTTTCTGTGGCTCTAGGAAATCTATTTGCTGGTCTAATTGCTGGTGAGGCAAGTGGCGGAACTGAGGAAGGACTTGCAGCAATGCCTGACCAATTTATGATGATCGTTTATACTGTAATTGGATCGGCTGTAATTCTATTTTTACTTAAGCCAATTCTTCGAAAGATGATGGGAGAGGTGCACTAA
- the pckA gene encoding phosphoenolpyruvate carboxykinase (ATP), producing the protein MQDLVLESIQSPLSFLNFEAKEKVYYNLSPAELVEHSLARKEGVLTSTGALMADTGKFTGRSPKDRYIVFDETTKDSVWWGDINIPFDEEKFDALFSKMKYFLEYHEVYVRDVFAGADPRHRLSIRVLNTLAWHNLFCHNMFIQPDKAELTEFTPDFTIICVPQFEASPELDGTRNGNFSIINLSKRIILIGGTGYAGEMKKGIFSALNFILPFQKNVLSMHCSANVGEDGDSAIFFGLSGTGKTTLSADPKRKLIGDDEHGWDGDSLFNFEGGCYAKVIDLSEEKEPEIFRAIKFGAIVENTRFFPGTREINFQDAQVTENTRTAYPLSHIPTSVIPSVTQAPKNIFFLTADAFGVIPPISKLNKSQTMYHFISGYTAKVAGTEMGISEPKLTFSACFGAAFLPLHPTAYAKLFGEKMEYNDVNVWLVNTGWTGGPYGIGNRMKLSYTRAMISAALEGKLDYAPYRKDEFFGFAVPKICPGVPSDILDPKKTWKDQDAYDFQAKELAQAFKINFEKFKDFADEELLMGGPL; encoded by the coding sequence ATGCAGGACCTTGTTCTGGAATCCATTCAATCGCCTCTCTCCTTTTTGAATTTTGAGGCAAAAGAAAAAGTGTATTACAATCTGAGTCCAGCCGAGCTAGTGGAACATTCGCTAGCTCGGAAAGAAGGAGTTTTGACTTCGACAGGTGCCCTTATGGCTGACACCGGAAAATTTACCGGAAGATCACCCAAAGACCGCTACATTGTCTTTGACGAAACTACCAAAGACAGTGTATGGTGGGGAGACATCAATATTCCTTTTGACGAGGAAAAGTTTGATGCCCTTTTTTCAAAAATGAAGTACTTTTTGGAATACCATGAAGTATATGTTCGAGACGTTTTTGCAGGAGCTGATCCTAGACATCGACTTTCAATTCGAGTATTAAACACCTTAGCATGGCATAATCTATTTTGCCATAACATGTTTATACAACCGGATAAAGCAGAATTAACCGAATTTACACCTGACTTTACCATTATTTGTGTTCCTCAATTTGAAGCTTCCCCCGAGTTGGATGGCACTCGAAACGGAAATTTTTCCATTATTAATTTGAGCAAGCGGATTATTTTAATCGGAGGAACCGGCTATGCGGGAGAGATGAAAAAAGGAATATTCTCAGCCTTGAATTTCATCCTTCCATTTCAGAAAAATGTACTTTCTATGCATTGCTCTGCCAATGTCGGCGAGGATGGAGATTCAGCCATTTTCTTTGGTTTGAGCGGAACCGGTAAAACTACGCTTTCAGCAGATCCTAAACGTAAATTGATTGGTGATGATGAGCATGGTTGGGATGGTGATTCACTCTTCAATTTTGAAGGTGGTTGCTATGCCAAGGTTATAGATTTGAGCGAAGAGAAGGAACCTGAAATATTTCGAGCCATTAAATTTGGCGCAATCGTAGAGAATACTCGATTTTTTCCAGGTACTCGTGAGATCAATTTTCAGGATGCTCAAGTCACAGAAAATACGAGGACTGCTTATCCGCTGAGCCATATCCCAACAAGTGTCATTCCTTCTGTCACACAAGCTCCAAAAAACATTTTCTTTCTGACTGCCGATGCTTTTGGAGTCATCCCTCCTATTTCAAAATTGAATAAAAGTCAGACGATGTATCATTTTATTTCCGGATATACTGCAAAAGTAGCCGGAACCGAAATGGGAATTTCAGAGCCTAAACTCACCTTTTCGGCATGTTTTGGAGCCGCTTTTTTACCGCTTCATCCCACTGCTTACGCCAAGCTTTTTGGGGAGAAAATGGAGTATAATGATGTCAATGTTTGGTTGGTCAATACCGGGTGGACAGGTGGACCCTACGGAATAGGAAATAGAATGAAGCTTTCCTATACAAGAGCGATGATTTCGGCAGCTTTAGAAGGAAAATTAGATTATGCTCCATATCGAAAAGATGAATTTTTCGGATTTGCCGTTCCAAAAATTTGTCCTGGAGTTCCCTCCGATATTTTGGACCCTAAAAAGACCTGGAAAGATCAAGACGCTTACGATTTTCAGGCAAAGGAACTTGCTCAAGCCTTTAAAATCAACTTTGAAAAGTTTAAGGATTTTGCGGATGAAGAGTTGCTTATGGGAGGACCATTGTAA
- a CDS encoding DNA topoisomerase IV — protein sequence MIYRFGKAFYYLSVLAFIFFLLYFYSALPEKVGIGISDAGEVNREWEKGTFFYGMIGSFIVLNLVTLFTPKSLETKANKKLHRLFPIGDVYRDYLLGWFYSFAGWINLSLAVLVLYVHSINNQEEITVSSFTFWFYLLPSLLFIWVIGLFILLVGKFKSVQAS from the coding sequence ATGATTTACAGATTTGGAAAAGCCTTCTACTATCTCAGCGTGTTGGCATTTATATTCTTCTTACTTTATTTCTACTCTGCTCTTCCAGAAAAGGTGGGAATTGGAATTTCGGATGCAGGTGAAGTGAACCGAGAATGGGAAAAAGGAACCTTTTTCTACGGGATGATAGGTTCGTTTATTGTTCTCAATTTGGTTACTCTTTTTACTCCCAAATCCTTGGAAACCAAAGCCAATAAGAAGTTGCATCGATTGTTTCCCATTGGCGATGTGTATCGAGATTACTTATTGGGGTGGTTTTATTCTTTTGCAGGATGGATCAATTTGAGCTTGGCTGTTCTTGTACTCTATGTACACTCGATCAATAATCAAGAAGAAATCACAGTATCCTCTTTTACCTTTTGGTTTTATCTTTTGCCGTCCTTGCTTTTTATTTGGGTGATTGGACTATTCATTCTTTTAGTTGGCAAATTCAAATCTGTACAAGCGTCTTAA
- a CDS encoding DNA gyrase/topoisomerase IV subunit A codes for MSDETILPEGSDQSLHDSVPVTGMYKDWFLDYASYVILERAVPAIEDGLKPVQRRILHAMKEMDDGRFNKVANIIGQSMQYHPHGDASIGDAIVNMGQKDLLIETQGNWGDVRTGDSAAAARYIEARLSKFALEVVFNPQTTEWQLSYDGRKREPITLPVKFPLLLAQGVEGIAVGLSTKILPHNFRELIEGSIEILKGNKTNVLPDFLTGGMADFSEYNEGLRGGKIKVRARIEEEDSKTLLIKEIPFGTTTDSLIDSILKANDKGKIKIKKVVDNTAKDVEIQIQLAPGVSPDVTIDALYAFTDCEVSISPNACVIIDEKPVFLTVNQILEYNTHQTKDLLKRELEIRKGELMEKLLFSSLEKIFIENRIYRDIEECTTWEAVLEAIDKGLDPYKPDFYREITTDDLLRLTEIRIKRISKYDSFKADELMKRLQEELKEVNYNLKHLTEFAIKYYQNLLEKYGKGRERKTEIRTFDTIQAAVVAANNAKLYVNRVDGFVGFGLKKDEYVCDCSDLDDIIAIRKDGKMVVSKIQEKLFMGKDILFVGVFRKNDERMTYNLIYLDGTSGRSMVKRFQVGGITRDKEYDLTKGTKGSKVLYLTANPNGEAETITVYLTQGAKARVKVFDFDFAEIEIKGRGAGGNILTKYPVRKVQFKMEGKSTLGGLNVYYDPSVGRLNTDQRGRIIGNFLGDDKILVCYKNGDYELTGFELTNRFEPSDVVLIEKFDPNKVISAIYYDGGTKTYFVKRFLIETTTVNKRFNFISDHKQSYLKVVTTDNQAQVEVTVQKGKEEETLEYDLEMLIDVKGWKAIGNKVSANTVKEIKLIVSEKAQDSESNDEAEGDEEILESDESDDLEIGTKIDLSPKKDDEEQLGLF; via the coding sequence ATGAGTGACGAAACTATACTTCCGGAAGGATCAGATCAAAGTCTGCACGATTCAGTTCCTGTGACGGGAATGTATAAAGACTGGTTTTTGGATTATGCATCCTATGTAATTCTAGAACGAGCCGTACCTGCTATTGAAGATGGACTAAAACCTGTTCAGCGAAGAATTCTCCATGCCATGAAAGAGATGGATGATGGGCGATTCAACAAAGTGGCAAACATCATTGGTCAATCTATGCAATATCACCCGCATGGAGATGCTTCGATTGGCGATGCAATTGTCAATATGGGGCAGAAGGACCTTCTAATCGAGACACAAGGCAACTGGGGTGACGTGCGCACTGGTGATAGTGCCGCAGCGGCTCGATACATTGAGGCAAGACTTTCCAAGTTTGCCCTTGAGGTAGTATTTAATCCTCAAACCACCGAATGGCAACTTTCCTATGATGGAAGAAAGCGTGAGCCAATCACGTTGCCGGTAAAATTCCCTTTGCTTCTCGCTCAGGGAGTAGAAGGAATTGCAGTTGGACTTTCTACAAAAATTCTTCCGCACAACTTCCGAGAATTGATTGAAGGATCTATCGAAATCCTCAAAGGAAATAAAACCAATGTCCTTCCAGATTTCTTGACTGGAGGTATGGCGGACTTTTCAGAATACAATGAAGGTCTAAGAGGCGGTAAAATAAAAGTTCGGGCAAGAATTGAAGAAGAGGATAGCAAAACGCTCTTAATCAAAGAAATTCCATTTGGAACAACGACTGATTCTCTGATAGATTCTATCCTTAAAGCCAACGATAAAGGGAAAATCAAAATCAAAAAAGTCGTCGATAACACGGCTAAAGATGTCGAAATCCAAATTCAATTGGCTCCAGGAGTTTCTCCGGATGTGACCATCGATGCCTTGTATGCATTTACTGACTGCGAGGTTTCAATCTCTCCGAATGCGTGCGTCATTATTGATGAAAAACCGGTTTTCCTCACGGTAAATCAAATATTAGAATACAATACCCACCAGACCAAAGACCTTCTCAAAAGAGAATTGGAGATTCGGAAAGGTGAGCTGATGGAAAAGTTGCTCTTTTCCTCATTGGAGAAAATCTTTATCGAAAATCGAATTTACCGAGACATCGAAGAGTGTACCACTTGGGAGGCTGTTTTGGAAGCGATCGATAAAGGACTTGATCCATATAAGCCTGATTTTTATCGAGAAATCACAACAGATGACTTATTAAGACTGACTGAGATTCGAATCAAACGGATTTCTAAGTACGACTCCTTCAAGGCAGATGAATTGATGAAGCGCCTTCAGGAAGAATTGAAGGAAGTGAATTACAACCTCAAGCATCTTACAGAATTTGCCATCAAGTATTACCAAAACTTGCTGGAGAAATATGGAAAAGGTAGAGAGCGAAAAACCGAAATCCGAACCTTTGATACTATTCAAGCAGCAGTCGTAGCAGCCAACAATGCCAAACTTTATGTGAATCGAGTAGATGGTTTTGTAGGCTTCGGATTGAAAAAAGACGAATATGTCTGCGACTGTTCTGACTTGGATGACATTATTGCCATTCGGAAGGATGGTAAAATGGTAGTCTCCAAAATTCAAGAAAAGCTCTTCATGGGGAAAGACATTCTTTTTGTGGGAGTATTCCGAAAGAATGATGAGCGTATGACCTATAACTTGATCTACTTAGATGGTACTTCGGGCAGATCAATGGTCAAGCGGTTCCAAGTAGGTGGAATCACGCGCGACAAAGAATATGACCTTACCAAAGGAACTAAAGGTTCAAAGGTCTTATATCTTACTGCCAATCCAAATGGAGAAGCCGAGACTATTACTGTTTACCTTACTCAAGGAGCAAAAGCACGGGTAAAAGTATTCGATTTTGACTTTGCAGAAATTGAAATCAAGGGTAGAGGAGCTGGTGGAAATATTTTGACCAAGTACCCAGTTCGCAAGGTTCAATTTAAAATGGAGGGTAAATCCACACTTGGTGGGTTAAATGTATATTATGATCCTTCGGTAGGTCGATTGAATACTGATCAGCGAGGGCGAATTATCGGAAATTTCCTTGGAGATGATAAGATTCTCGTATGCTACAAAAACGGGGATTATGAATTAACTGGATTCGAATTGACAAATAGATTTGAGCCATCCGATGTGGTGCTTATTGAAAAGTTTGATCCAAATAAGGTGATATCTGCGATTTATTACGACGGTGGTACCAAGACTTACTTTGTGAAGCGCTTTCTGATCGAAACCACCACAGTTAATAAACGATTCAATTTCATTTCAGATCACAAACAATCCTACCTCAAAGTTGTCACTACCGACAACCAAGCCCAAGTTGAGGTTACAGTTCAAAAAGGGAAAGAGGAGGAAACGCTAGAGTATGATCTTGAAATGTTGATTGATGTAAAAGGCTGGAAGGCAATCGGGAATAAAGTGAGTGCTAACACAGTCAAGGAAATCAAATTAATTGTTTCTGAAAAAGCCCAAGATTCGGAATCAAATGATGAGGCGGAAGGGGATGAAGAAATCCTTGAATCCGATGAATCTGATGATTTGGAAATTGGGACTAAAATTGACCTCAGTCCAAAAAAGGATGACGAGGAACAATTGGGATTATTTTAA
- a CDS encoding peptidylprolyl isomerase, giving the protein MRTAEIITEKGTMKVEFYEKDAPNTVQNFVDLANKGFYDGLTFHRVIPNFVIQGGCPIGNGAGGPGYKINCELDGDNQYHDRGVLSMAHAGRNTGGSQFFICHSRTNTAHLDRNHTCFGKVVEGLEVIDAIRAGDKIEKITIQEA; this is encoded by the coding sequence ATGAGAACAGCAGAGATAATTACTGAAAAAGGTACCATGAAGGTGGAATTTTATGAAAAAGACGCCCCAAATACCGTTCAGAACTTTGTAGATCTTGCCAATAAAGGCTTTTATGATGGACTTACTTTTCATCGTGTCATTCCAAATTTCGTGATTCAAGGTGGTTGCCCAATAGGTAATGGTGCCGGTGGTCCAGGTTACAAAATCAATTGTGAATTGGATGGCGACAATCAGTACCATGATCGAGGTGTGTTGTCTATGGCGCATGCTGGAAGAAATACAGGAGGCTCTCAGTTTTTCATTTGTCATAGTAGAACCAACACCGCTCATTTAGATCGAAATCATACTTGTTTTGGAAAAGTTGTAGAAGGTCTTGAAGTAATCGACGCGATTAGAGCAGGTGATAAAATCGAAAAAATCACCATTCAAGAAGCTTGA
- a CDS encoding DNA topoisomerase IV subunit B, whose amino-acid sequence MAEPVNYTEDSIKSLDWREHIRLRPGMYIGKLGDGSAQDDGIYVLVKEILDNSIDEHMMGFGRTIDVKISEHRVEVRDYGRGIPLGKVIDCVSKINTGGKYDSGAFQKSVGLNGVGTKAVNALSDYFKVQSFREGETKLAEFEKGILINDAPIEKSTERNGTRTTFTPDNSIFKNYHFIPEYLENQIWNYAYLNAGLTINYNGKKYFSDKGLYDLLSNKIDEESIRYPIIHLKGNDIEIAMTHSGSYGEEYYSFVNGQYTTQGGTHLAAFREAIVKTIREFYKKDYDASDIRQAVVAAIAVRVQEPVFESQTKTKLGSQNIGPDGPTLRTFVNDFVKTELDNYLHKNPAAADAILKRILQSERERKEISGIKKLANERAKKANLHNKKLRDCRIHYDDPKGDEDLKNKTMLFITEGDSASGSITKSRDVQTQAVFSLRGKPLNCYGMTKKVVYENEEFNLLQHALNIEDGIENLRYRKIVIATDADVDGMHIRLLIMTYFLQFFPDLVKNGHLFILDTPLFRVRNKKETIYCYSDEERQRAIHKLGNKPEITRFKGLGEISPEEFGNFIGEDIRLDPIILNKDTKIADLLSFYMGKNTPDRQTFIIDNLRIEKDLALDDPKKAEEEETEAA is encoded by the coding sequence ATGGCTGAACCAGTAAATTATACAGAAGATAGTATCAAATCCCTGGATTGGAGAGAACATATCCGACTCAGACCAGGGATGTATATTGGTAAATTGGGAGATGGAAGTGCCCAAGATGACGGGATCTATGTCTTGGTCAAGGAAATCCTGGATAACTCTATTGATGAGCATATGATGGGATTTGGCCGGACGATCGATGTCAAAATCTCCGAACACCGTGTCGAAGTCCGAGATTATGGACGTGGCATTCCTTTAGGAAAAGTCATCGATTGCGTATCAAAAATCAACACCGGGGGAAAATACGATTCAGGAGCATTCCAAAAATCCGTAGGTCTCAATGGAGTCGGTACCAAAGCCGTCAACGCACTTTCGGATTATTTCAAAGTTCAATCGTTTCGAGAAGGAGAAACTAAACTGGCGGAGTTCGAAAAGGGGATTCTGATCAATGATGCTCCGATAGAGAAAAGCACTGAGCGAAATGGAACTCGGACCACCTTCACACCGGATAATAGCATATTCAAAAACTACCATTTTATACCAGAATACCTTGAAAATCAGATTTGGAATTATGCATATCTGAACGCAGGTCTGACAATCAATTACAACGGGAAAAAGTATTTTTCTGACAAAGGTCTCTACGATTTGCTTTCCAATAAAATTGATGAGGAAAGCATTCGATATCCCATTATCCACTTAAAAGGAAATGATATTGAAATCGCCATGACTCACTCTGGGAGCTATGGGGAAGAGTATTATTCCTTTGTCAATGGACAATACACCACTCAAGGAGGAACTCACTTGGCAGCTTTCCGTGAGGCTATTGTGAAGACTATCCGAGAATTCTACAAAAAGGATTACGATGCTTCAGATATTCGTCAGGCTGTTGTAGCTGCGATTGCTGTACGGGTTCAGGAGCCGGTTTTTGAATCTCAAACCAAAACCAAGCTTGGCTCGCAAAATATTGGTCCTGATGGTCCAACGCTTCGAACCTTTGTCAATGATTTTGTAAAAACAGAACTGGACAATTACCTCCATAAAAACCCTGCGGCAGCGGATGCGATTTTAAAGCGAATCCTGCAATCCGAGCGTGAGCGAAAGGAAATATCAGGAATTAAAAAATTGGCTAATGAGCGAGCCAAGAAAGCTAATCTTCACAATAAAAAGCTAAGAGATTGTAGAATACACTACGATGATCCAAAAGGCGATGAGGACTTGAAAAATAAGACCATGCTTTTTATCACCGAAGGGGATTCGGCATCCGGTTCAATTACTAAGAGCCGAGATGTTCAAACTCAAGCAGTATTCTCACTTCGAGGTAAGCCGCTCAATTGTTACGGCATGACCAAAAAAGTCGTGTATGAAAATGAAGAGTTCAACCTCCTTCAGCATGCTTTAAATATTGAAGATGGCATTGAAAATCTCCGATATCGTAAGATTGTAATTGCTACGGACGCGGACGTCGATGGTATGCACATCCGTCTTTTGATCATGACATATTTTCTTCAGTTTTTCCCTGATCTTGTGAAAAATGGCCACCTCTTTATTCTGGATACTCCTTTATTCCGAGTAAGAAACAAGAAAGAAACCATTTACTGCTACTCTGACGAAGAACGGCAAAGAGCTATCCACAAACTTGGAAACAAGCCTGAAATCACTCGATTCAAAGGGCTTGGAGAGATTTCCCCAGAAGAATTTGGAAACTTTATTGGGGAGGATATTCGCTTGGATCCGATTATCCTAAATAAGGATACCAAAATTGCTGATTTGCTCTCATTCTATATGGGCAAAAACACACCTGATCGGCAAACCTTTATTATTGATAATTTGAGAATAGAGAAAGATTTGGCTTTAGATGATCCGAAGAAAGCGGAGGAGGAAGAAACTGAAGCTGCTTAA